In the Arthrobacter sp. 31Y genome, one interval contains:
- a CDS encoding type III polyketide synthase, whose protein sequence is MPVYMRSLETAVPQTILVQQQARDVFASQPGLTRLGTRLVSTCFDSAAIDTRYTAVAELSLDSHSENPRFFDPETNRVLSPSTKVRNEIFATEATKLFVEAGKAAVAQAPGIDLDDITHVITVSCTGFFNPGPDYKVVRALGLNPAVQRYHLGFMGCYAAFPALKAAKQFCVADPTAVVLVICVELCSLHVRTSNDPDTIMGSAIFGDGAAAAVVSGRELQGPEPAIRLDHFETVLTPVGEEAMAWNIGDEGFEMVLGSYVPHIIEEHITGALEPLLAKEPALAGLPYSDITHWAIHPGGRSILDKVESKLELTQEQLVPARETLREYGNMSSATVLFVLKYMLEKGATEQEERICSMAFGPGLTVETGLFTLVSPAL, encoded by the coding sequence ATGCCGGTATACATGAGGTCACTTGAAACCGCAGTTCCGCAAACAATCCTTGTCCAGCAGCAAGCCCGGGACGTCTTCGCATCACAGCCGGGACTCACGCGGTTGGGAACCCGACTCGTCAGTACCTGCTTCGACTCAGCAGCCATCGACACCCGATACACCGCCGTGGCCGAGCTCAGCCTTGACTCCCATTCGGAAAATCCCCGGTTCTTTGACCCTGAAACCAACCGGGTCCTGAGTCCCAGCACCAAGGTCAGGAATGAGATCTTTGCGACCGAAGCCACCAAGTTATTCGTGGAAGCCGGCAAAGCCGCAGTAGCCCAGGCCCCCGGGATAGATCTGGATGACATCACGCACGTCATCACGGTATCCTGCACAGGATTCTTCAACCCCGGCCCGGACTATAAGGTGGTCAGGGCCTTGGGCCTTAATCCCGCTGTACAGCGCTACCATCTGGGATTCATGGGGTGCTATGCGGCCTTTCCCGCCCTCAAGGCTGCCAAGCAGTTCTGTGTTGCCGACCCCACCGCGGTTGTCCTGGTGATCTGTGTTGAGCTGTGCTCCCTGCACGTCAGGACGTCGAACGACCCCGATACGATCATGGGCTCGGCGATCTTCGGTGACGGCGCGGCAGCCGCGGTGGTGAGCGGCCGGGAGCTGCAAGGCCCGGAGCCGGCCATCAGGCTCGATCACTTTGAGACCGTCCTGACGCCGGTGGGCGAGGAAGCCATGGCCTGGAACATCGGCGACGAAGGATTCGAAATGGTGCTGGGATCGTATGTTCCCCACATTATTGAAGAGCACATCACCGGTGCGTTGGAGCCGCTGCTCGCCAAAGAGCCAGCCTTGGCGGGCCTGCCCTATAGCGACATTACGCACTGGGCCATACACCCCGGCGGCCGAAGCATCCTGGACAAGGTGGAGTCCAAGTTGGAACTGACGCAAGAGCAGTTGGTGCCGGCCCGGGAGACACTGAGGGAATATGGAAACATGAGCAGCGCCACCGTGCTGTTCGTGCTCAAGTACATGCTGGAGAAGGGGGCAACTGAGCAGGAGGAACGGATCTGTTCCATGGCATTCGGCCCGGGCCTGACGGTGGAAACGGGACTCTTCACGCTGGTCTCCCCTGCTCTGTGA
- a CDS encoding putative RNA methyltransferase: MLPDAVAALRCPVCQGALQLRESRQQTLACEAGHLFDAAKQGYFNLLTGKGTVFEADSADMVAARYRFLDAGHYSALARTVADAAAGSLQRHNALVLDAGTGTGHYLQAVLERSGATGIGLDISKFALRRAARLNPQAANLVWDIWRPLPMSDNTADVVTVVFAPRNPAEFARVLRPGGSLIVVTPRPGHLAEIAARTGMLGIEEGKEDRLVDSMREYFDSGTSQSLDLPLTLTGSEVADLAYMGPAGHHLQRGELAELATLEGPVAATAKFRISEFAVS, translated from the coding sequence ATGTTGCCCGATGCCGTTGCTGCCCTCCGTTGTCCTGTTTGCCAAGGGGCGCTTCAGCTCAGGGAAAGTCGGCAGCAGACACTTGCCTGTGAGGCCGGGCATCTGTTCGACGCCGCCAAACAGGGCTACTTCAACCTGTTGACGGGCAAAGGTACGGTCTTCGAAGCAGACTCGGCAGACATGGTGGCCGCCCGTTACAGGTTCCTGGACGCCGGGCATTACTCCGCCCTCGCCCGCACCGTTGCAGACGCAGCTGCCGGATCACTTCAGCGCCACAACGCCCTGGTTCTCGACGCCGGAACCGGCACAGGCCACTACCTGCAAGCGGTCCTTGAGAGGTCCGGTGCAACGGGAATTGGCCTGGACATCTCCAAATTCGCGCTGAGGCGCGCCGCCCGGCTCAACCCGCAGGCCGCCAACCTTGTATGGGACATATGGCGCCCGCTGCCGATGTCGGATAACACCGCAGATGTGGTCACAGTAGTCTTCGCCCCGCGAAACCCCGCCGAGTTCGCCCGGGTACTTCGACCCGGCGGATCGTTGATCGTTGTGACGCCCCGGCCGGGCCATCTTGCCGAGATCGCGGCCCGGACAGGCATGCTCGGCATTGAAGAGGGCAAAGAGGACCGGCTGGTGGACTCGATGCGGGAATACTTCGACTCCGGCACAAGCCAGAGCCTTGACCTTCCCCTGACGTTGACGGGTTCGGAGGTTGCCGACCTCGCCTACATGGGTCCGGCCGGACACCACCTGCAGCGTGGAGAGTTGGCGGAGTTGGCCACGCTGGAGGGTCCAGTGGCCGCCACCGCGAAGTTCCGGATCAGCGAATTCGCTGTGTCCTGA
- a CDS encoding S9 family peptidase has translation MKPEQLHLLNSVSAPAIHPDGTKAVVSVTRPDFDADSYVGQLWSIPLDTTKYSRRITRGFRDSSPAFSPDGLVLAFLRTDQDGKPQLFVVEAAGGEPQRLTDQHAGVGGFVWAPDSHRIAFQARVPEQGRYGTVDGVTSGGEDARMVTGNQYRMNGLGYTADQRQQLFILEVPELGGEPAVAPRGRAAHEQPTRHVAGIPTARQVTFGDSDHESPCFSADSAHLFFCAALHEGHDDDLVTSLYRVDAGGGQPTAVGPSTRKPQAVTAVRTSADGRWLFYVAQDLGDTGKDFVARNSVLYAMPIAGGEATALTDAEHLDVSGPLEPSGPASVLVLNTALGSVELLDVTADGEITPLVHGAKVVNGATVAANGEIAVSFSDASTVGDVASLEHGEIRLLTDFSAPLRNNSRVMEPLDFDAESTDGHPLHGWVVFPDGPGPHPVLLSIHGGPFAQYTGDFFDEAQVYAAAGYAVVMCNPRGSSGYGQAHGRAIKERMGTLDMQDVLAFLDSALDSFDALDENRLGIMGGSYGGYLTAWTIAHHHRFKGAIVERGFLDPVSFAGSADIGWFFGTEYTGGTPEQMAAQSPMAVVSSVETPTLVIHSENDLRCPIEQGQRYYAHLKAQGVDTSLLIFPGEDHELSRSGTPHHRRQRFEHILRWWARYLPSDVNRLED, from the coding sequence GTGAAACCCGAGCAATTGCACCTGCTGAATTCCGTGTCCGCCCCGGCAATCCACCCCGATGGCACCAAGGCGGTGGTTTCCGTCACGAGACCGGATTTTGATGCTGACAGCTATGTGGGTCAGTTGTGGAGCATCCCCTTGGATACCACCAAGTATTCCCGGCGCATCACCCGCGGATTCAGGGATAGTTCCCCGGCGTTCTCGCCCGATGGCCTGGTTCTTGCCTTCCTGAGGACCGATCAGGACGGTAAGCCGCAACTGTTCGTCGTGGAAGCCGCGGGCGGCGAGCCGCAACGGCTCACCGATCAGCACGCAGGCGTGGGTGGGTTCGTGTGGGCGCCTGATTCCCACCGCATCGCGTTCCAGGCCCGCGTACCGGAACAGGGTCGCTACGGCACGGTGGACGGCGTCACGTCCGGGGGAGAAGACGCCCGGATGGTCACCGGCAACCAGTACAGGATGAACGGCCTCGGTTATACCGCTGACCAGCGCCAGCAGTTGTTTATCCTTGAGGTGCCTGAACTGGGTGGTGAGCCGGCAGTCGCTCCTCGCGGGAGGGCCGCCCACGAACAACCCACACGTCATGTTGCAGGAATCCCCACTGCACGGCAGGTCACGTTTGGAGACTCAGACCATGAGTCACCATGCTTTTCGGCTGACAGCGCGCACCTCTTCTTCTGCGCAGCCCTCCATGAAGGACACGACGACGACCTCGTCACCTCCCTGTATCGTGTCGACGCCGGCGGCGGCCAGCCAACCGCCGTCGGACCTTCAACCAGAAAGCCGCAGGCTGTCACTGCTGTGCGGACCTCCGCGGACGGCCGCTGGCTCTTCTACGTCGCCCAGGATCTGGGTGACACCGGCAAGGACTTCGTGGCCCGAAATTCCGTTCTGTACGCCATGCCCATAGCCGGGGGAGAGGCCACGGCATTGACCGACGCTGAGCATCTGGACGTCTCGGGACCACTCGAGCCCAGCGGGCCGGCCAGTGTTCTGGTGCTGAACACTGCGCTGGGAAGCGTTGAACTGCTCGATGTCACGGCTGACGGCGAGATCACACCCCTGGTTCACGGTGCCAAGGTGGTCAACGGGGCCACGGTGGCTGCCAACGGGGAAATTGCCGTGAGTTTCTCCGACGCCTCCACGGTGGGGGACGTCGCCTCCCTGGAACACGGCGAGATCCGTCTCCTCACGGACTTCTCCGCCCCTTTGCGCAACAACTCCCGGGTCATGGAACCCCTGGACTTCGACGCCGAATCCACTGATGGGCATCCACTCCACGGTTGGGTGGTGTTCCCTGACGGACCTGGGCCCCACCCCGTTCTTCTCTCCATACACGGCGGACCCTTCGCCCAATACACGGGTGATTTCTTCGACGAAGCCCAGGTTTATGCCGCTGCCGGATACGCAGTTGTCATGTGTAACCCACGCGGTTCATCCGGTTACGGACAAGCCCACGGACGCGCCATCAAGGAGCGCATGGGCACGCTCGACATGCAGGACGTGCTGGCGTTCCTCGACTCAGCGTTGGATTCCTTTGATGCTTTGGATGAAAACCGTCTGGGAATCATGGGTGGCTCCTATGGCGGCTACCTGACCGCGTGGACCATTGCCCACCACCATCGGTTCAAGGGCGCCATTGTGGAGCGTGGCTTCCTGGACCCCGTCAGCTTTGCAGGTTCGGCTGACATCGGGTGGTTCTTCGGCACCGAGTACACCGGAGGAACCCCGGAGCAGATGGCCGCCCAAAGTCCCATGGCAGTAGTCTCCAGCGTGGAAACACCCACTTTAGTGATTCACAGCGAGAACGATCTTCGCTGCCCCATCGAGCAGGGTCAGAGATACTACGCGCATCTGAAGGCGCAGGGCGTGGACACTTCCTTGTTGATCTTCCCCGGGGAGGATCATGAGTTGTCACGGTCCGGCACGCCACATCACCGTAGGCAGCGCTTTGAGCACATCCTCCGCTGGTGGGCACGCTACCTTCCCTCGGACGTCAATCGTCTGGAGGACTAA
- a CDS encoding FAD-dependent oxidoreductase, with protein MPDVVIVGAGPVGLFMGVLLLQRGHEVRILERRSCRSSRSRAIGIHPPALAALARAGVADPLITAGVRIKRGVAFSRRRPVAELAFDGDPGFPFILAVPQPVTEEALELAVKNLDADAIVRGADVQEVVEDLGHVRTIANCPAGVQDFSSRLVVAADGAHSAIRGHYLPGLPDRSYPDSYIMGDFPDSTGHGSDAVLYLEPGGIVESFPLPGAIRRWVVRLGAPEKDPTVDKLAHLVLARTGEVLDVPGNSMLSAFEVRSRLAHRMVHGRVVLLGDAAHEISPIGGQGMNLGWLDAAALAPIIDASFRGADVGPDLAGFEKSRRKAALRASRQAGLNMALGRPLPPPAMSARNAVFASALGVPAISGLVERRFTMR; from the coding sequence ATGCCTGACGTCGTCATTGTTGGCGCGGGGCCAGTAGGCCTGTTCATGGGCGTGCTGTTGCTTCAGCGGGGGCATGAGGTCCGAATCCTCGAGCGCCGGAGCTGCAGGAGCAGCCGTTCACGCGCCATCGGAATCCACCCACCGGCACTGGCAGCGCTGGCGCGTGCGGGAGTTGCCGATCCCCTGATAACTGCGGGCGTCCGTATCAAGCGGGGTGTCGCTTTCAGCCGGAGGCGCCCGGTGGCCGAGCTGGCGTTCGACGGCGACCCCGGCTTTCCCTTCATCCTGGCTGTCCCTCAGCCGGTCACGGAGGAAGCCTTGGAGCTGGCTGTGAAGAATTTGGACGCAGATGCCATCGTCCGGGGTGCCGACGTTCAGGAGGTTGTGGAAGATCTGGGGCACGTGCGCACCATCGCCAATTGTCCTGCAGGTGTTCAGGATTTCAGCAGCCGGTTGGTGGTGGCTGCCGACGGAGCGCACTCAGCCATCCGTGGGCATTATCTGCCGGGTCTGCCGGACCGGAGCTATCCGGACAGCTACATCATGGGCGATTTTCCCGATAGCACCGGCCACGGCTCCGATGCTGTCTTGTATTTGGAACCCGGCGGAATCGTGGAGTCCTTTCCCCTGCCGGGAGCTATCCGTCGATGGGTGGTGAGGCTGGGTGCGCCGGAGAAGGACCCGACGGTGGACAAGCTGGCCCACTTGGTCCTGGCCAGGACCGGTGAGGTGCTCGATGTCCCCGGCAACTCGATGTTGAGCGCATTCGAAGTACGGTCGCGTTTGGCTCACCGCATGGTTCACGGCAGGGTGGTGCTGCTAGGGGACGCAGCCCACGAAATCAGCCCCATCGGAGGGCAGGGCATGAACCTTGGCTGGTTGGATGCTGCGGCGCTGGCCCCGATCATCGATGCTTCGTTCCGGGGTGCCGACGTCGGGCCGGATCTGGCGGGTTTCGAGAAGTCCCGCAGAAAGGCGGCGCTGCGCGCTTCGCGTCAGGCTGGACTCAACATGGCTCTGGGAAGACCTCTTCCGCCTCCCGCCATGTCAGCCAGGAATGCGGTTTTCGCAAGCGCATTAGGAGTACCGGCAATTTCAGGGCTGGTGGAGCGGCGCTTCACCATGCGTTAA
- a CDS encoding peptide deformylase, whose amino-acid sequence MTHQPHPEATSPATDYNPIRIRDAVRRLLDADELPPIVQAGHPVLRQLAAPYDGQVDDAELAAFIERMRDVMHDAPGVGLAAPQLGIPLQLAVLEDKYPVDPESAAVRHREPLEFFAVINPQYRPLGSETASFFEGCLSVSGYQAVVTRHRNVELRYTSPAGEPTEAWFSGWQARIVQHETDHLHGVLYLDRAELRSLSSNAEHSARWSAPEIDEARRALGFLR is encoded by the coding sequence ATGACGCACCAACCTCATCCGGAGGCCACGAGCCCTGCTACGGACTACAACCCGATCCGCATACGTGATGCTGTTCGCCGGCTGCTGGATGCGGACGAGCTGCCGCCCATTGTGCAGGCCGGGCACCCGGTGTTGCGTCAGCTTGCAGCGCCTTACGACGGTCAGGTCGACGACGCTGAGTTGGCGGCTTTCATAGAGCGGATGAGAGATGTCATGCATGACGCCCCGGGAGTCGGCCTGGCCGCTCCCCAGTTGGGCATCCCTTTGCAACTGGCCGTTCTGGAGGACAAATACCCGGTGGATCCGGAGTCAGCTGCGGTGCGTCACAGGGAACCGCTGGAATTCTTTGCTGTGATCAACCCGCAGTACCGCCCGCTCGGATCGGAGACGGCCTCGTTCTTTGAAGGGTGCCTCTCCGTCAGTGGGTACCAGGCGGTAGTGACGCGCCACCGGAACGTGGAGTTGCGCTACACCAGTCCCGCGGGCGAGCCCACGGAAGCCTGGTTCTCCGGATGGCAGGCCCGCATTGTGCAGCACGAAACGGACCACCTCCATGGCGTCCTGTACCTGGACCGGGCCGAACTGCGCTCATTGTCCAGTAATGCTGAGCACTCGGCCCGCTGGTCCGCTCCGGAGATCGACGAGGCCCGCCGGGCTCTTGGCTTCCTTCGCTGA
- a CDS encoding class I SAM-dependent methyltransferase, whose translation MTPWGSLQSRDVHAIEAMDMADCDLKRLHRTYARFPVVNGLLSGWHRTYRQRLRPLLAANSAVSVLDIGCGSGDVARSLVGWARKDGFRLFVTAIDPDERAFAFASQSPPVEGVVYRKAHSSELVAEGRKFDVVISNHILHHLDPGQLAAVLHDSESLSQGLCLHNDLNRSNIAYLLFLAGFWPLGVGSYICGDGLTSIRRSYTAAELTAAVPVLWSVERNGPWHHLLVHDIRENDA comes from the coding sequence GTGACTCCATGGGGGTCCCTCCAATCGAGGGATGTACATGCTATTGAGGCGATGGACATGGCCGACTGCGACCTCAAACGCCTCCACAGGACCTACGCGCGCTTTCCTGTGGTTAACGGGTTGCTATCTGGATGGCACAGGACGTATCGGCAACGACTCCGCCCGTTGCTGGCTGCGAACAGTGCGGTGTCAGTGTTGGACATTGGATGTGGCAGCGGTGATGTGGCACGGAGCCTCGTGGGGTGGGCGCGAAAGGATGGATTCCGTCTGTTTGTGACGGCGATCGATCCGGATGAGAGAGCGTTCGCCTTCGCATCCCAATCGCCTCCCGTAGAAGGTGTTGTTTACCGGAAAGCGCACAGCTCCGAGCTCGTAGCTGAGGGCCGGAAGTTCGATGTCGTCATTTCCAACCACATCCTTCACCACCTCGATCCCGGGCAACTTGCAGCTGTCCTCCATGATTCCGAGTCGCTGAGCCAGGGCCTGTGCCTCCATAACGACCTCAACCGCAGCAACATCGCGTACCTGTTGTTCCTGGCAGGCTTCTGGCCGTTGGGCGTGGGCTCGTACATCTGTGGGGATGGGTTGACGTCCATCAGGCGCAGTTATACCGCTGCGGAGCTGACCGCAGCTGTTCCGGTCTTATGGTCGGTGGAAAGAAACGGGCCGTGGCACCATCTGCTCGTTCATGACATTCGGGAGAATGATGCCTGA
- a CDS encoding nuclear transport factor 2 family protein, translated as MIDSTPLDCVLGFVRTVEAGGGAAEIRPFLADDFKLTEWPHALSKTGSTRDLAETLAGADHSKDIVSDQRFDVVRTTSQDNRVVLEMNWSATLLLDLPYWDRGDTIRARSTAVFELRDGLIISQDTYDCYYTTPE; from the coding sequence ATGATCGATTCCACCCCACTGGATTGCGTACTTGGGTTTGTTCGAACGGTTGAAGCCGGCGGCGGAGCTGCTGAAATACGGCCCTTCCTCGCAGACGATTTCAAGCTCACGGAATGGCCGCACGCTTTGTCCAAAACAGGCTCAACCCGGGATCTTGCCGAGACCCTGGCCGGCGCCGACCATAGCAAGGACATCGTCTCTGATCAGCGCTTTGACGTGGTCCGCACAACGAGCCAGGACAACCGCGTGGTGCTGGAAATGAACTGGTCCGCCACCTTGCTGCTTGACCTTCCGTACTGGGACCGCGGCGATACCATCAGGGCCAGGAGCACGGCGGTCTTCGAACTGCGGGACGGACTGATCATCAGCCAGGACACCTATGACTGCTACTACACCACCCCCGAGTAG